From Microbacterium sp. 10M-3C3:
GCGCCGCTCTTCGAGGAACGCGCGGTCGACGAGGATGCCGTCGACGACACCGAGGTCGCTGGGTCCGGGCACGCCCAGGTCGAACCCGATCGCGCGGGCGCCCTCGACGACCTCGGCCTCTTCGACCATCGCCCGCGTCGCCGCATCCGCCTTGTTGTAGACGCACGCGACACGCGTGTGGGCGTACACGACCGCCTTGGCGTCGCGGTAGGCCTCGAAGGACCCGTGCCACTCCAGGTGGTCGTCGGCGAGGTTCAGGCACACGGCCGCGTGCGGGGAGACCGGGTCGGCGGAGCGGGTCTGCAGGCCGAGGTACCACAGCTGGTGGCTCGAGACCTCGACGACGAGCACGTCGAACCCGGCCGGGTCTCGCACGGCGTCCAGCACCGGCACGCCGATGTTGCCGAACGGCGCGGCGCGGCGTCCGCCGGCGGCGAGCATCGTCGCGGTCAAGCGCGTCGTCGTGGTCTTGCCGTTCGTCCCGGTGATGAGCACCCAGTCGGCGGGGCTGCCGTCCTCGCGCACGACCTTGTCGCGCACGCGCCATGCGAGCTCGATGTCGCCCCACAGCGCGATGCCGCTCTCGCGCGTCCACACGATGAGCGGATGCTGCGGCGCGAAGCCGGGCGAGGCGATGACGACGTCGGGGGCGAAGTCGCGCAGCTCGTCGGGAACGACGTCGAGGTCGCCCGTCCACAGCCGCACGCCGATCACCGGGAGCAGCCGCGCGTACTGCTCGTCGGCGCGCTCGCTCACCACGAGCACGTCGGCGCCGAGCTCGGCGAGCGTGTCGGCGACGGAGAACCCCGTGACCGACAGGCCG
This genomic window contains:
- the murD gene encoding UDP-N-acetylmuramoyl-L-alanine--D-glutamate ligase; translation: MSADRLDALTSWYADWRGLKVAVLGLSVTGFSVADTLAELGADVLVVSERADEQYARLLPVIGVRLWTGDLDVVPDELRDFAPDVVIASPGFAPQHPLIVWTRESGIALWGDIELAWRVRDKVVREDGSPADWVLITGTNGKTTTTRLTATMLAAGGRRAAPFGNIGVPVLDAVRDPAGFDVLVVEVSSHQLWYLGLQTRSADPVSPHAAVCLNLADDHLEWHGSFEAYRDAKAVVYAHTRVACVYNKADAATRAMVEEAEVVEGARAIGFDLGVPGPSDLGVVDGILVDRAFLEERRTSALELTTVAALAESGLAAPHIVANILAAAALARSLEVDPADIRDALERFELDPHRIQVVAVHEGVTWVDDSKATNPHAASSSLAAYPGAVWVVGGLLKGVDIGPLVAARGGSVKAAIVLGSERDEVVSAFARHAPAVPVFEVDAAETENVMAQVVDLAMEVVRDGDVVLLAPAAASFDQFASYADRGRRFAEAVRERIAAGSADGGERDDHDAAPDAGA